GACTCGCTGTCCGTTAGCGCAGGAAAAACAGGCTCAGACAGGAGATCAGCATGACCGCCAGAAACGTCAACGCGCCGGCAGAAAACCGCCAGAGCAATAACTGTTCGACCACGATCAGAGCCAGCACTGTCAGCAACAGGTTTTCAGCCAGCCCTGCCTGTGAACTGCGTTCTTCCGGCACTTCTGCCAGCTGACTTTCAGTTCCTTCCGGCCGACGAAAATATTGAGGTGGAACAACCTGTGGTCCAATATGATTCAAATTACTTTCCTGCGGAGAAACATTCACCGCATAGAGCGTATTTTCTGTCGCAGCCGACTCCCAGTCCAGTTCATAGATTCCCGAGAGCAAAGTCTGCTGGAAGGTAATCGTGCGGGACTCATCCTTGCTGTCGAGGACACTTCTGAGTGGATACTTTTCCTGGTCGGGCGCGACCATCTGGGGAGTGAGTGTCAGCTGGTTTTCCTGAGTCATGATTTCCAGAGGCTGCCCCACCCGGACCTCGCGACTGCCCCATTTGCCCGTCGCGACGTATAGCACGAGTTCATTCACCATCGGCGGAAAACTGGGCCAGATTGCCCACGTCCCCCAGAGCCGATCGAGCGAGGTGGTAATCAGAATCACTTTTCCCCGCCCGAGTGAACCTTCGAGAATTGCCGGATCATTCGTATCATAATTCAAAATCAGCCGCGTATCGGGATCGGGGGGAAGTTCTGTTTGAAAGTATTCGTAGATATGCGTGGTTTCCAGACCGGCGTCAGGATTTCCCTTGAAGATTTCAATGACAGGATGCTGATACTGCAGAGGATCAAACTCAAACAGTGTGGTATGCTTGCGGGCATCCCCTCGACGGTCCCGTAATTTCAGGGATAACAGCCCCTGCTCTGGTTGGAAGATCGTCTGGTTATAATTCTTGACGTTCACCTGCTCGCCGAGGCTGAAGATCAACCCGCCTCCGCGTCTGACATAATGCTTTAAGAGATCGCGTTCATGATCGGTAAACAGCGCGACATCACAGATGACGACCGCGTCGTACAGGCTCAGCTCGGTGGTCGCCAGTTCGCCTTCATTGATCACATGCGGTTTGATAATTCCCTGCCAGGGTTGCTCCTGCAGCGAGGGAGATAAAGCCAGTTCCAGAAAATCTGTCGCGCGGCCCATGGCTTCGGTCGAACGCCTGCCATTGACCAGCAGAACATTGATTTCTTTTTTGACCGGCATGACCTTCCAGCGATGGTTGTCCAACGGCAGTCGATCATCGGCAAGTCGGACTTCCAGTCGATGATCGCCAACACGGGTAAACTGGTGGGTAAAATCCGCTTGTGTGTCGGTACTCGCCGGCAGGTTCACCTGCTTCTGATTGACCAGTTGCTGGTCCACATACAACTGTAGATTGACATTATCCTGATTCAGAAGACCAAAATTATGCAGGGTGACACTCAATCGAACCGGCTGATTCAATGTGGCAAATAATGACTTGCTGTTAAAATCGACGATGGCAAGATTCGATTCTTCCGTGGCGCCCACATCTTTGAGAATCAGCGTCGCTTTTTTTGATAATGCTTCCATCAAGGACAGGATGCGTGAATTTCCCTGCTCCGCCATCTGAGGGGACCAGCTCTCCGCCTGGAAATCGCTGATGACAATCACCTCTTTATGCGCCAGTTCCTGTGCCTGTCCCAGAAATTCCAGCGCCGCCTGCAGCGCCTGCCCTGCATTACCAAATTCCTGTGTCGGTTGCAGTTTCGAAAGTTCCTCGAGAACATAGGCCTGCTGCCGAGAAGGACGGGAAATCAGTTTCTGTGGTGAAGCGCTGGAAATCTGAATCAGTTGAAACGCGTCTCCCTGCCTGGAAGCTGACACAATCGACCGCGCAATTTCTTTGGCCTCCTCAAACAGGGACTCTTCCTCTCCCTGCCAGCGCATGCTGAAGGAAGTATCCACGACCAGAATCCGATGAACGGGTGCCGCAGCTTCAAAAAAGGCACCTTGCAGTGACCAGTAGGGGCGTGAAAATGCAACCGCCAGCAGCAGCAGGATCAGACACCTGACAAGCAGAATCAACAGTTGCTCGAAGCGCACCCGCCGGGAATATTTCCGGGTCGCCGCCAGCAGAAACTTCATGGCCGCCCATTCGGTTTCGATGAACTTCCGCTTATGCAGCAAATGGATCAGGATGGGAACTCCAGCCGCCAGCAGTCCCATCAGCAGCCAGGGACTGGCAAATCCAAATGCGAATACGGGCTGAAAATACAATGCGTTCATGAAATTTCGAATCAATGTAATCTAAGAGCCCACCCGTGATTGACGGTGTGAGAGGAAAGTTGACAGCGCCAGATCCAGAGTCTGATCGGTACGAACCAGTCCGTAATCCATATTCAGATCGCGACAGCCACGCTGCGCTGCTTTCAGAAATTTTTCAAACTCTGCCTGGTAGGCTTTTTTGAGTGAGCGTGGTTCCGCCATCTGTTCCGGCTGATTTTCCAGTCCGCGAAAAAGGACCGGTTCCTGAAAGGGGAAGTCCTGTTCCGCGGGATCAATCACCTGTAGCAGGCTGACATCATGTTTGCGGTGACGGAAATGTTTTAACCCCAGCATGACCGAATCGAGATCATCAAACAGATCGCTGATGATAATAATCAGACTGCGGCGGTTGATGCGTTCCGCCAGTTCGTGAAAGACCTTGCCCAGCCCAGATTCACCCGACGCTTCCGTATGTTCCAGGGTGTGATAAATCTGTTTCAGATGGGTGGGCTGACTGGCCGGCCTGAGAAAATCGACCACATGATCATTGACCGTACACAAACCGGCGGCATCCTGCTGTTTGAGAACCACATAAGCCAAAGCGGCTGCGACCAGACGGGCGTATTCCCACTTGGAGAGCGCAGTTCCCTCGGAACGGTACCGCATGGATTCACTACAGTCGAGCAGCAGATAGCAGGTAAAATTGGTTTCGGCTTCAAACTGCTTAAGATAGTAACGATCCGATTTCGCATACACTTTCCAGTCAACGTAGCGCAGGTCATCGCCGGTCGCATATTCCCGATGCTGTGCAAACTCGGCGGAAAAACCATGAAAGGGGCTTTTGTGTGCGCCCGAAACATAACCTTCCACAATCTGTCGCGCCGCCAGATCCAGATTCTGAACTTTAGCGAGCGTCTGCGGATCTAAATACTTGCGGTAATCGTCCATCAAGTTTTTCCTGAGAGGAGTCGACCGGGATGAGTTGAATCAGTCGATCCACGATTTTATCGGGAGTCATCCCCTCGGCTTCCGCATTGAAGTTGGTGATGATGCGATGCCTGAGCACGGGATGCGCGACAGCGCGGATATCGTCGGTGCTCACATACATCCGCCCGTGCAGAATTGCGCGGGCTTTTGCACCCAGTACCAGATTCTGGCTGGCGCGGGGGCCGGCCCCCCAGCTGACAAACTCGCGAATAAACTCAGGGACTTCTTCCGCCTGGGTATCGCTGCCGGGAATGATTCGTGTCATGCGGG
The sequence above is a segment of the Gimesia algae genome. Coding sequences within it:
- a CDS encoding BatA domain-containing protein, whose protein sequence is MNALYFQPVFAFGFASPWLLMGLLAAGVPILIHLLHKRKFIETEWAAMKFLLAATRKYSRRVRFEQLLILLVRCLILLLLAVAFSRPYWSLQGAFFEAAAPVHRILVVDTSFSMRWQGEEESLFEEAKEIARSIVSASRQGDAFQLIQISSASPQKLISRPSRQQAYVLEELSKLQPTQEFGNAGQALQAALEFLGQAQELAHKEVIVISDFQAESWSPQMAEQGNSRILSLMEALSKKATLILKDVGATEESNLAIVDFNSKSLFATLNQPVRLSVTLHNFGLLNQDNVNLQLYVDQQLVNQKQVNLPASTDTQADFTHQFTRVGDHRLEVRLADDRLPLDNHRWKVMPVKKEINVLLVNGRRSTEAMGRATDFLELALSPSLQEQPWQGIIKPHVINEGELATTELSLYDAVVICDVALFTDHERDLLKHYVRRGGGLIFSLGEQVNVKNYNQTIFQPEQGLLSLKLRDRRGDARKHTTLFEFDPLQYQHPVIEIFKGNPDAGLETTHIYEYFQTELPPDPDTRLILNYDTNDPAILEGSLGRGKVILITTSLDRLWGTWAIWPSFPPMVNELVLYVATGKWGSREVRVGQPLEIMTQENQLTLTPQMVAPDQEKYPLRSVLDSKDESRTITFQQTLLSGIYELDWESAATENTLYAVNVSPQESNLNHIGPQVVPPQYFRRPEGTESQLAEVPEERSSQAGLAENLLLTVLALIVVEQLLLWRFSAGALTFLAVMLISCLSLFFLR
- a CDS encoding DUF58 domain-containing protein, yielding MDDYRKYLDPQTLAKVQNLDLAARQIVEGYVSGAHKSPFHGFSAEFAQHREYATGDDLRYVDWKVYAKSDRYYLKQFEAETNFTCYLLLDCSESMRYRSEGTALSKWEYARLVAAALAYVVLKQQDAAGLCTVNDHVVDFLRPASQPTHLKQIYHTLEHTEASGESGLGKVFHELAERINRRSLIIIISDLFDDLDSVMLGLKHFRHRKHDVSLLQVIDPAEQDFPFQEPVLFRGLENQPEQMAEPRSLKKAYQAEFEKFLKAAQRGCRDLNMDYGLVRTDQTLDLALSTFLSHRQSRVGS